One Streptomyces hundungensis DNA segment encodes these proteins:
- a CDS encoding amino acid ABC transporter ATP-binding protein — translation MPVQNKTGAELIRFENVTKRFGDNTVLDDLCFSARKGKHVTLIGPSGSGKTTILRLLMTLETPDSGTIQVNGTRLYPAGEKERREARKKIGMVFQQFNLFPNMSVLRNITEAPVRVLGLSADEAEERARELLDLVGLGDKRDAKPAQLSGGQQQRVAIARALAMRPEVLLLDEVTSALDPELVAGVLDLLRDIARTTDITMLCVTHEMSFARDISDEVMMFDAGKVIESGPPEKIFGDPDHERTREFLGAIA, via the coding sequence ATGCCCGTGCAGAACAAGACCGGCGCCGAACTGATCCGCTTCGAGAACGTCACCAAGCGCTTCGGCGACAACACCGTCCTCGACGACCTCTGCTTCAGCGCCCGCAAGGGCAAGCACGTCACCCTGATCGGCCCCTCGGGCTCCGGCAAGACCACGATCCTGCGGCTGCTCATGACCCTGGAGACCCCGGACTCGGGCACCATCCAGGTCAACGGGACGCGCCTTTACCCGGCCGGCGAGAAGGAGCGCAGGGAGGCCCGCAAGAAGATCGGCATGGTCTTCCAGCAGTTCAACCTGTTCCCCAACATGAGCGTGCTGCGCAACATCACCGAGGCGCCGGTGCGGGTGCTGGGCCTCTCCGCCGACGAGGCCGAGGAGCGGGCGCGCGAACTGCTCGACCTGGTGGGCCTCGGCGACAAGCGGGACGCCAAGCCCGCCCAGCTCTCCGGCGGTCAGCAGCAGCGGGTGGCGATCGCGCGGGCCCTGGCGATGCGCCCGGAGGTGCTGCTCCTGGACGAGGTGACCTCCGCGCTCGACCCGGAGCTGGTCGCGGGCGTATTGGACCTGCTGCGCGACATCGCCCGCACCACCGACATCACGATGCTCTGCGTCACCCATGAGATGAGCTTCGCGCGGGACATCTCGGACGAGGTGATGATGTTCGACGCGGGCAAGGTCATCGAATCCGGTCCGCCCGAGAAGATCTTCGGCGACCCCGACCACGAGCGCACCCGGGAGTTCCTCGGCGCGATCGCCTGA
- the ehuD gene encoding ectoine/hydroxyectoine ABC transporter permease subunit EhuD — MNWDWSAVWDFMPRFGDGVLTTLQILALGSLISFSLGLVWALAFRAPSRFVRWPVNLITEFIRTTPLLVQLFFLFFVLPEWGVKFSALTTGILAIGLHYSTYTAQVYRAGIDAVPKGQWEAATALSLPAHRTWFAVILPQAVRRIAPALGNYVISMLKDTPLLAGISVLEMLQQSRLAGASTFQYTEPLTVVGVAFILIAYPASLFVRSLERRLVR, encoded by the coding sequence GTGAACTGGGACTGGTCCGCCGTCTGGGACTTCATGCCGCGCTTCGGGGACGGCGTGCTCACCACGCTTCAGATCCTCGCGCTCGGCTCCCTCATCTCCTTCTCCCTCGGCCTGGTGTGGGCACTGGCCTTCCGGGCCCCGAGCCGCTTCGTGCGCTGGCCGGTCAACCTGATCACGGAGTTCATCCGCACCACCCCCCTCCTGGTGCAGCTCTTCTTCCTCTTCTTCGTGCTGCCGGAGTGGGGCGTGAAGTTCTCGGCCCTGACCACCGGCATCCTCGCGATCGGGCTGCACTACTCGACGTACACCGCACAGGTCTACCGGGCCGGCATCGACGCCGTGCCCAAGGGCCAGTGGGAGGCGGCGACCGCGCTGAGCCTGCCCGCGCACCGCACCTGGTTCGCGGTGATCCTGCCGCAGGCCGTCCGCCGCATCGCGCCCGCGCTCGGCAACTACGTCATCTCCATGCTCAAGGACACCCCGCTGCTCGCCGGGATCAGCGTCCTGGAGATGCTCCAGCAGTCCCGGCTCGCGGGGGCGAGCACCTTCCAGTACACCGAGCCGCTGACCGTCGTCGGCGTCGCCTTCATCCTCATCGCCTATCCGGCTTCGCTGTTCGTACGATCCCTGGAGCGCCGCCTTGTCCGCTGA
- a CDS encoding IclR family transcriptional regulator: protein MALKPEPTAPFHSVQYVLRVLEAISRHGSGVTDVQIARETGLPTAHLTSMLLMLRREGYVEQVADGAYVIGDSMVLLGSGATRQEALETKLQETLTSLRDSVGAAVYISRYIDGEVKITQYADGPRAPKVNEWVDFKSAAHASAVGKCLLTQLDQNGRRDHLSRHKIARLTSRTITSERVLFSKLDSQPATVPVLDLQEYAVGTVCAAVPLTAGSAVGCLALSLPIEHAHRLRAAADTLNRRAAPVVLSLAI from the coding sequence GTGGCGCTGAAACCAGAGCCCACCGCGCCGTTCCATTCGGTGCAGTACGTCCTGCGGGTGCTCGAGGCGATTTCCCGGCACGGCAGTGGCGTCACCGACGTCCAGATCGCCCGCGAGACGGGTCTGCCGACCGCCCATCTGACCTCCATGCTGCTGATGCTGCGCCGCGAGGGCTATGTCGAGCAGGTGGCCGACGGCGCCTATGTGATCGGCGACTCGATGGTCCTGCTCGGGTCGGGCGCCACCCGCCAGGAAGCCCTGGAGACCAAGCTCCAGGAGACCCTCACCTCGCTGCGCGACTCGGTGGGCGCGGCGGTCTACATCAGCCGGTACATCGACGGCGAGGTCAAGATCACCCAGTACGCGGACGGGCCGCGCGCGCCGAAGGTGAACGAGTGGGTCGACTTCAAGTCGGCGGCGCACGCGAGCGCGGTCGGCAAGTGCCTGCTCACCCAGCTCGACCAGAACGGCCGCCGCGACCACCTCTCCCGCCACAAGATCGCCCGGCTCACCTCCCGGACGATCACCAGTGAGCGGGTCCTGTTCTCCAAGCTCGACAGCCAGCCCGCCACCGTGCCCGTCCTCGACCTCCAGGAGTACGCGGTCGGCACGGTCTGCGCGGCCGTTCCCCTGACGGCGGGCTCGGCCGTGGGATGCCTGGCCCTGTCCCTGCCGATCGAGCACGCCCACCGGCTCCGCGCCGCAGCCGACACCCTCAACCGCCGGGCCGCCCCCGTGGTGCTCTCCCTGGCCATCTGA